A single region of the Sus scrofa isolate TJ Tabasco breed Duroc chromosome 17, Sscrofa11.1, whole genome shotgun sequence genome encodes:
- the LOC100511905 gene encoding arylamine N-acetyltransferase 1: MNIEAYFKRIGYKNWKNKLDLETLTDILQHQIRAIPFENLNIHCGEAMELDLEAIFDQIVRRNRGGWCLQVNHLLYWALTTIGFETTILGGYVYNTFADKYSNAMIHLLLKVAIDGREYIVDAGFGRSYQMWQPLELISGKDQPQVPCIFRLREEEGIWYLDQIRREQYIANEEFLNSDLLEMNNYRKIYSFTLEPRTIEDFESVNIYLQESPASVFTSKSFCSLQTPEGVHCLVGFTLTYRRFNYKDNMDLVEFKTLKVEEIEEELKSIFNISLEKKLVPKHGDRFFTI, from the coding sequence ATGAACATTGAAGCATACTTCAAAAGAATTGGTTATAAGAACTGGAAAAACAAACTGGACTTGGAGACACTAACCGACATTCttcagcaccagatccgagccattcCCTTTGAGAACCTTAATATCCACTGTGGGGAAGCCATGGAACTGGACTTGGAGGCCATTTTTGATCAAATTGTGAGGAGGAACAGGGGTGGGTGGTGTCTCCAAGTCAATCATCTTCTGTACTGGGCTCTGACGACAATTGGTTTTGAGACCACAATATTGGGAGGATATGTTTACAACACTTTTGCCGACAAATACAGTAATGCCATGATTCACCTCCTGCTGAAGGTGGCCATTGATGGCCGGGAATACATCGTAGATGCGGGGTTTGGACGTTCTTACCAGATGTGGCAGCCTCTAGAGTTAATTTCTGGGAAGGATCAGCCCCAGGTGCCTTGCATCTTCCGcttgagagaagaggaaggaatctGGTACCTGGACCAAATCAGAAGAGAGCAGTACATTGCAAATGAAGAATTTCTTAATTCTGATCTCCTGGAAATGAATAACTATCGGAAAATCTACTCCTTTACGCTTGAACCTAGAACAATTGAAGATTTTGAGTCTGTGAATATATACCTTCAGGAATCTCCAGCATCTGTGTTTACAAGCAAGTCATTTTGTTCCTTGCAGACCCCAGAAGGGGTTCACTGTTTGGTGGGCTTTACCCTCACCTATAGGAGATTTAATTATAAGGACAATATGGACTTGGTAGAGTTTAAGACACTGAAAGtggaagaaatagaagaagaGCTGAAAAGTATATTTAACATTTCGTTGGAGAAAAAGCTTGTACCCAAACATGGTGACAGATTTTTTACCATTTAG